GGCGAATACCATCGGCGCCGACGCGACGCTGTCCTGCTGGCTCTGAATGAGGAATTCGGGCGGGCTCGCCAGGTGCTCGATCTGGGCTGCGGCAACGGCAGCTTCACCACCGAATTGGCCAAAATGGCCAATGTAAGGCGGCTGGTGGGCGCGGATCGCGCGCAAGCGATGCTGGAGGAAACTCGCGCGCGCACCGTGCCCGCGCCGTTGCTGGTGCGCAACGACATGTGCTGGCTGCCCTTTCGCTCCGCCACTTTCGACCTGGTGCTGTGCAGCCACGTTCTGATCTTTGCCTCCGACCTGGCCCGCGCGGTCAGCGATATCGCCCGCGTCTTGCAACCCGGCGGCACCCTGATCGCCACGCTGTCGCCGCGCGGCGGCTTGCGCAGCGATCTGCGCGGCATGATGCCGGCGGCGCAGTGGCAGCACTTCGAGCCGCTGGTCTTCGGCGCGATGACGATGGAAGGCGAGGACGCCGTCGATCACGAGCGGTATCGCAAGCTTTACGCCGCGGCCGGATTGGAAGCGATCGCGGTTACGGTCAGCTTCGAGATCGAATTTGCCCACGTCGAGGAGTGGCTGAACGGCCAATGGCTGCGCCGCGAGGAAGGCGCCGATCGAGCGGCCGCGTTGGCCG
The DNA window shown above is from Candidatus Binataceae bacterium and carries:
- a CDS encoding methyltransferase domain-containing protein, whose product is MTDPKPVHKAASGEARIPGGFDRIASHYGAGEYHRRRRDAVLLALNEEFGRARQVLDLGCGNGSFTTELAKMANVRRLVGADRAQAMLEETRARTVPAPLLVRNDMCWLPFRSATFDLVLCSHVLIFASDLARAVSDIARVLQPGGTLIATLSPRGGLRSDLRGMMPAAQWQHFEPLVFGAMTMEGEDAVDHERYRKLYAAAGLEAIAVTVSFEIEFAHVEEWLNGQWLRREEGADRAAALAEIARLREQIPAVLNLREPLLIGRRPS